One genomic segment of Williamwhitmania taraxaci includes these proteins:
- a CDS encoding sugar MFS transporter, with product MASTPISSANVSVSGSVGNYRGPLYLLTTLFFMWGFITCLNDILIPHLKALFDLTYTKTMLIQLTFFGAYAIMSLPAGLIIGRIGYKNGIVLGLVIAAVGAVMFYPASLFISYGFFLGGLFVLASGITVLQVAANPYVAILGPAESASGRMNMTQAFNSFGTTIAPVFGGLLIFSDTASSTAEKASTVQLPYIAIAITLLVIAFVFFKAKLPVIQAGNSVAKAPGSAWQYRHLVLGALAIFVYVGVEVSIGSFLINFFGLPEIAGFTEKDASKYVSLYWGGAMIGRFFGAISLTHFAKPQNRYGLYSAIFVGAYGLAYFLTHDFVLSGLFLVFVAINLVGFFLGKNKPNRTLAVLAGAAGLLVALTVASTGHFAIWPIIAVGLFNSIMFPTIFTLAIDDLGPHTSQGSGILCMAIVGGAIIPFAMGMLADRFGVHHAFLMPMLGYLYILYYGVMGYKKQVVRS from the coding sequence ATGGCATCTACACCAATAAGTTCAGCGAATGTAAGTGTAAGTGGTAGCGTTGGCAATTACCGCGGTCCGTTATACCTGCTTACCACCCTTTTCTTTATGTGGGGGTTCATAACCTGCCTCAACGACATCCTAATCCCGCACCTTAAAGCCCTGTTCGATCTGACGTATACCAAAACTATGCTCATTCAGCTTACGTTTTTTGGAGCATACGCAATTATGTCGCTGCCTGCTGGGTTGATTATTGGCCGCATCGGGTATAAAAATGGTATAGTTTTAGGTTTGGTTATTGCGGCAGTAGGCGCCGTAATGTTTTACCCTGCCTCTTTGTTTATTAGCTACGGTTTCTTCCTTGGTGGTTTATTCGTATTGGCCTCGGGTATTACTGTTTTGCAGGTTGCGGCCAATCCTTACGTGGCAATTCTGGGGCCGGCTGAGTCGGCTTCGGGTAGGATGAATATGACCCAAGCATTCAACTCCTTTGGAACTACCATTGCTCCGGTTTTTGGTGGCTTGCTTATCTTTTCCGATACTGCCAGTAGTACCGCCGAAAAGGCAAGCACGGTTCAACTTCCCTATATTGCCATTGCCATTACGCTATTAGTAATTGCATTTGTATTTTTCAAAGCAAAATTACCAGTTATTCAGGCCGGAAATTCTGTAGCAAAAGCCCCCGGAAGTGCATGGCAATACCGCCATTTGGTGCTGGGTGCATTGGCCATCTTTGTTTATGTGGGTGTTGAGGTATCGATAGGCAGCTTCCTTATTAATTTCTTTGGTCTGCCCGAAATTGCCGGCTTTACCGAAAAAGATGCATCCAAATATGTTTCCCTCTACTGGGGTGGCGCCATGATTGGCCGATTCTTTGGCGCAATTTCGCTTACCCATTTTGCTAAGCCGCAAAATCGCTACGGACTTTATTCTGCGATATTTGTGGGTGCATATGGCTTGGCTTATTTCCTTACTCACGATTTTGTTTTAAGTGGTTTATTCCTTGTTTTTGTAGCGATTAACCTTGTTGGATTCTTCCTTGGTAAGAATAAACCAAACAGAACGCTTGCTGTGCTTGCCGGTGCTGCCGGATTACTTGTGGCTTTAACGGTGGCTTCGACCGGACATTTTGCTATTTGGCCGATTATTGCCGTTGGGTTGTTCAACTCCATTATGTTCCCTACTATTTTTACCCTTGCTATCGACGATTTAGGTCCACACACTAGCCAAGGCTCAGGTATTCTTTGCATGGCAATTGTTGGTGGTGCCATTATTCCATTTGCTATGGGAATGCTGGCCGATCGTTTCGGAGTTCACCATGCATTCTTAATGCCGATGTTGGGGTATCTCTATATTCTCTACTATGGAGTGATGGGGTATAAAAAACAAGTTGTAAGAAGTTAA
- a CDS encoding type 1 glutamine amidotransferase family protein, producing MLFDKVGVGKGRRVALHSLVKPVVKGGIGTDEKLVVDGNLYTAQTEHAISSLMPELLNALK from the coding sequence ATGCTTTTCGACAAGGTTGGTGTTGGTAAGGGTAGGCGAGTTGCCTTGCATTCGTTAGTTAAGCCGGTTGTTAAAGGTGGCATTGGAACCGATGAAAAGTTGGTTGTTGATGGGAATCTTTATACTGCACAAACCGAGCATGCCATAAGCTCGCTTATGCCCGAGTTGTTGAATGCGCTGAAGTAG